The sequence TGCCTTTAGGAAAGAGTTTAACTTAGTTCTTCCAAGTTAATTGCAGTGTCCTGGAATTTGTTACATTAGCAAGTTTATTACTTCCATACATGTGAGGGTGTTGGGACACAGGGCTGTTTTCTGAAGTTCTATGTTTGTCTTGGAATTTAGTTAGCCCTGGCATGTAGGTCTCAGTAGCCTGGGTTCAGCTGAGTCAGGGCTCCGTGCTTTAGCAGCTTGTAACAGCAGCCAAAGCTCGGCTTAACATGAGCGGGAGGTCATTGCTATCTCCATCCTGgacccttcctctttcttcatgggtgtgggcagggaggaaggatCCCTTGAGGAAACTCGAGACCGTTTGTGGACTTTGCCTCTTGAGATAGTAGTGGTAAGGACAGTGTGcagatggtttctttcacttaacagACACCAGGCTTCGCATAGGTTACATTATCCTATTAGGTTCATTATGTAGAGGAAGAAGCTAAGATCATACAGGTTTAGTCCCCAGCTTCTCTTCTTATACAGAAATCCTGGTTTTAATCTGCCGGGGCAGGTGATTTtgaaggggggcggggagggggggacgcTGCTGTTGCTGGACAGTAGTCAGCCAGTCTTGGCGTCCTTGGGTTATTGGTTCATGGTTGCCGTTCCTTTGGAGGAGATTACTGTAGTAGGTAAAATTTCATGAGACCTACCAAAGCTTATGTGTACTGGACCCCTATCTTGGACCCCGGTCTTTAGGATACTCTATAAACCGTTTCCCTGCTCCACTCTTGTCAGAGTATGACCAACATGGACCATGAAttggagcagtggggaggggtagatgAAGAGTGAAGGTTGGTTGTCAGCTGCAGCTTGGACCAGCTTGTTGCAACATTACACTTAACTGGGTTCCTAGAGTAGCTTTTGGTGGCCTTAGATCTGGGGCTGAGATGTGATTCAGCTTCCACTCTCAGGAGGCAACTCTCTAGTTTCTTTCTGTACTAAGGAGTCGGCACCACCGAGAGAAGTTTAGCTGTTCACTCTGCCCGCCCTTCTCTGGTAGGCAGAGAAGGTAGGTTGTGCCAGGTATTTGGAGACCCTTGCTTAATGCAGCTATTTACAGTAATTGCAGTAGGAGCTGTATGTCTTATTTCTTTTGCCACATGCCTGTGCTACTGTTTGCAGCATGCTGAAGAAAGTTCATTTTATGTTGACTGAATTCAGGTATTTGTTGCCAAGTTAATCCAGATAAGCGTTTGGCCTGCTTTTGAACTTGGTGTTTCTCTATAGTGTCTTTGTAGTTCAGCATTCTTGTAACTGTGAGTGGCCTAGGGCACCTCGTGGCTTTTGCTTTCAAAGGcactttataatatttattgaatttcatTTCTGCCTTGAGGATAGCTGGTGCTTATAGGAGATACTTATAGCCTGGGAAAGGCTTTTTCAACTTGTGTGCCTCACCAGATGGAAGTACCACTATAGAAAGTGTTTAGCAGTGCTCAACTTGGGATTTTGGCATGCTGAACATTCCAGGTTCTTTTTAACTTGCTCATTCTGGGTTCCTCCTGGCTCAGGAGGAAAAGACCTGGTTATTTGGCCTGAGGGCATAGAACTTGGCTTGGTTTTAGGAGAGAGTATTTCCTCTTCATAGAAAGATACCTGGTGATCATTTGTATGACTTTGAAGAACATGCTTTACTTCTTTGGgtcttgttttccttattttaaatttttttttttttaatttttttttttttatttatgatagtcacacagagagagagaggcagagatacaggcagagggagaagcaggctccatgcaccgggagcctgacgtgggattcgatcccgggtctccaggatcgcgccctgggccaaaggcaggcgccaaaccgctgcgccacccagggatccccttgttttcCTTATTAGTATAACTTATCATGCTTTAGAAACCAGTGGCCCTGAGTCTGAAAACTGTCATGTCCAGAGTGGGTTAAAGTGTCTCTACTTTTTCTGTGCTCAATGACCTTTTACATGAAGTTACAACCAGGGCAGAACATGGCTCCAGAGGGGCAAAAGGGTGGCTAAGAGCCGAGCCTATCAGATTACTAATTCTGCAAGCCTAAGGAAGACCCTTTTCTGGGCAGCCTTCTTTTTGCCTGGGGAAGGATTTGACTTTGTGGACATAAGAGCTTAAAAGAGGATGAGAGTCACTGCTCCCTCTGATTTGCTTAAGGCCATGGGATTTGTTTAGAATTCTCTTCCTATACTGTCACCTAAGAGGCAGGCTTCATTTACAGGCCCTCCAAGTAGCAGAAGTTCACAGGTAGAGAATTTAGGTAAGTGGTATTCCCATTCTACAGGTGAGAAAGTACCTGGAGAGAATAATTTGTTCCAAATCACACAGtaggtggtagagccaggattcaaatccaggcttgTCTTACTGTAAAGCTGGGACTGAATTTTCCAAGCAGCCTGGCTCCTCCATTGTCCCTGAGGTAAGAAGCAGCAGACGTAATGTAGGCCCTTTGGCCCCCTTCCTTTCTGGTTAACTGTCTGAGCTATATTGTGCCAACTTCAGCAGTGTGCTGATTGTGTACACTTCACTGTACTCAGAGAAATCTGTTTAGCTGTGAATATGTAAACTctaagggggaaagaaaaaaatcctttttgcTGCTGCATCTCTTGGGACTTGGGCAAATGCAACTTTGTATGTGGCAAACCTCCTGGGAAAGCCACTTGggctttaaaggaaaaatatttaaaggtaatTCCAAGGTTGTTAAGTAGTTTTTATTCACATGGCTGAGTTTTCTTAGTTGTGAGACTAAGGCTGTTACAGATTACATTTCTGTCAGCTTCTCGCTTTTTCCACTCTGCAAGAAAAAAGATtccccacacatgcacaaaatTTTCTGTGTATCTAAAAAGCAAATCTAGTTATGTTTCAGAGTTGTAAAGATCATGGTCCTCATGGAAGAAGGAAATTCTTAGAACTCAAATGGAAGAGAAATAGCAGTCTTTTAATCTTTATGGGTTTGTGCTCTGGTGTAATGGTTTGAGCCTGGGAAAGAGCTGAGGCATGTTGGCAGTACATCCTTTGTTAATGTTACTTAGGCacccttctttgatttcttgagaagaaacaagaagaaaaaaatctgaagacaaAAGTGCAATGAGTTTCCTGTTGCATTGTCTCATCAGGTCCATCTGATGTCATGGCTAACTGTTCACTTACAGGAACTGTTAACCGTTATGTCTATCGGCTTGACCTTAGCCACTGGCTCTTTTAGTTACTCTTTTTACCTCCCTTGGAGATAAAGATCTCCTTGGAGTTTTGGTGATTCAGAAGATAAGGCTCCAGGGATGACTGCTTTGGACATCTCCCAAAGGATCCAGGTGCTAAATGTCTTCAGAGTCACTGTGTGAGATTGGAAGGTGGTCTTGAAATCTTAATTCCAGGCTAGAGGAGAGAGTGGGCCTGTGTACCAAAATCATTGCTAAGTCTGTAGTTTGGAGAGTAGATTTACGGAGCACTGGAAAGCCTCATTGTGTTTACATGATAAAGGAGTCAGAGAAGCTACTCTGTCTTGGAAGGAGGAAGCATAGCTATTCATCTCTGGGGCTGGAGTGTGGTGTCTTATGTTTGAGGAAAGCCCCCAGTTTAGTTTGTTATTGGGGGGTGGGGTTGAAAAATATAGGTAGTCTTGTCTCCTGTCAAGGTTGGGGGAGGAAGCTGGGGGCAATAATGGTTTTTGGCTCTTCTGATGCTGACTCAAGGTATGTAACTTTTcaccttttttaatttttaaattttttttattttttacataagctctatgcccaatgtggggcttgaatatTCATGtctctgagattaagagtcgcatgccctaccaactgagccactcaggcacctctaactttttaattttacgCTGCCTTATTCCTTCTCAGTCTGTGAAATGAGAAAGGTGGCTCCCCAAGGACGTGGGCATCTTAGGCCAGAGGTGCCAGTAGGACCTTGGCAAATTTTTTCTTGCTAGGATGGCCCTAGCTATCTGGAGAGAATAGCAGGGCTTTACTGCTCTGCAGGCACCTCCTTTGTTGCTGTTATTCAGCAAATCATATTGAGTGCCAGGGACCTTATTAGGTGCTGGGGACAAAGTaggaactttttttcttcttttagtttaaCTGGGGGAATGTGCAAAAGAGAATAGGTGAAATTGAATTTTGTGAGTTTGTGGGAAGTTAAGATGTTTACatgtaaaagaaatcagaaagcatCACACCTTTCTTTTTATGAGCTTGTTTCTCTTTACCAGCCTTGGAACTTTgtgaatgaaaattataaaaagcaacTAAGCTGGTATCTTACTTGCAGTAAAGACAATGCAGAAATGACTTTCCTAACATATCCTGTTTGTTTTAGACTCGAGcttttctgaatgaaaaaaaaaaaaaaaaaaacccaacacattCTTTGAACTTAATCATCTTGCAGAGTTCTTGGCCATCCCCCCTGTTTTATGAGGTTTCTCTGAAGCTCCCTTCTCGGGGAGCCAGGAGCTGTAGCTATCGCCTGTTTTCTTCTGTCACGCTCTGAGCAGTTGAGGAAAGGCATTTTAACAGGCTTTTTAAAAGTTCCACTCTGAGGGTTTGAGAGCTGTTGGGGTGAttattgtttggtttcttttactttACTCTTCCTTGGTAATAggtctctgattctttttttttttttttttaagattttatttatttattcatagagacacacacatagagagagagagagagagaggcagagacacaggcagagggagaagcaggttccatgcagggagcctgacgtgggactcgatccctggtctccaggatcacaccccaggctgcaggtggctctaaaccactgtgccatgggggctgcccaggTCTCTGATTCTTGGATGTCTTTGTGTCTCGTCTCTTTAGTaccaggcacagagagggtgGCCCCTTCTGGGCGTGTTACTAGCATTGCCCTGGAAATGGCTCTGTCAGTTCTGGGGTCTTTGCTCTTTTTGTGTGTCTTGCCTCTGATGTGGTTTCTCCTTGTCTTTTGTCCCCAGCCTCCGACTATGGTATGAAACTGCCAATCCTGCGTTCCAACCCTGAGGACCAGATCCTGTATCAAACAGAGCGGTACAATGAGGAGACTTTTGGCTACGAAGTGCCCATCAAGGAGGAGGGGGACTACGTGCTGGTGTTGAAATTTGCTGAGGTCTACTTTGCACAGTCCCAGCAGAAGGTGAGGCCTGATCAGTGGGACATTGCCACTCTTGGATAGTCCCCTGCTATGGGCCAGAGAATGTAAGAGCCTCCCCAGAAGGGAGGAACAGGTGAGCTTTAAGGAAAAGCTGGATTCCTTCTGCCCCTAGAGAAGCAATGTCCCATTGCTCACTAAGCTGCACTTGGCTCTGGGGGTTGGTGACAGAAGGCAATGCCAGAATCTTCATTCTTGGCAACTAAATGATCCTGGTTGTCCTCCTTGGTTGTCAGTGCCttcttgtttttagttttattcttttcctgcCTCTTCTTGCAAATTTTCTTCTATCCACGTTGagctttttgtttctgttctctGTTCCCTAAGACCAGTATGAGACCTCGACAGTGAAGGAACATGGCTTTGATTTGGTTCATATAAAGAACTCTGTACCCTTGACTCTACCCAGCCCTGTCatcttaaacattatttctgaatttGAAACCCAGGCAGGTACATGATCTCACACTGCTAAAGGGGTATGACATTGATGGTTTTGacattgtctcttttttttaatcgtGGAAGGTATTTGATGTGCGATTGAATGGCCATGTCGTGGTGAAGGACTTGGATATCTTTGATCGTGTTGGGCACAGCACAGCTCATGATGAAATCATCCCTATGAGCATCAGAAAGGGGAAGCTGAGTGTCCAAGGGGAGGTGTCCACCTTCACAGGGAAACTCTATATCGAGTTTGTTAAGGTaacgctctccctctgccctcccagttgaggaaatgttaaaaagaatggATTCAGGGGGAATATTTACTGCTGTGTGGTGCTGACCGTGGTTTCCCATTTCCTAGGGGTACTATGACAATCCCAAAGTTTGTGCACTCTACATCATGGCTGGGACAGTGGATGGTAAGTGGTGTCTTTTTTGCCTTGGGCTGAAGGATATGGTTGAGGAAACCTATGGGGGAGTGCTTTAGCTGATCAGTATTGTGAAAACACTTAAAGCCAAATTGTGAGGAATCCAGAGCCAGATGAATGGGGATGAAGTGTAGCATGGTGTTGGCCCTAAGCTTTGGAATAAGGTCTGGATTCAAATTTTGCTGCTGCCACTTAATCAGCTCTTTGGTtttggacaaattccttgaactTTACTGTAAATTTGGCTTAATAATGGTACCTCCTGGTGTGCCCTGAACCTTGCGGTCTTTTGGAATTGCCTAAAACTTgttcttactctctttctctgacaTCTATTTCTTGGGGgcaaaaagggaaaaagcaaaagaaggagTCCTTTAGAGCTTTGGTCTGCTCTGAGAGAGTCCAGAATTGCTGGACTGCACTGGCCAAAAGTTCACTTACTAATGTCTCCTTGTCTTTGGGATCTAACCTTAGGGTGTATTGCTTTCTCAGCATTGAGATGATCCTGGGCACCAGCTTCCCAGGCTGATTTTTTGCAGAGAAAGCTTATGTCTTAGTGACTTTTCTCCTCTATTCTATCTCTGTACCTTTTCCTAACTCATCCTGAATGCACCAAGGAGCTCATCTTCTTGTCTTGATGTGTCCCCAGATACTGGTATTCTGACATTTAGGCAAATGTCTTGCCACAAAAACAGATTTGTAGCTTGAGTCCCTAAGgaggaggcagagcagaggggTAGTGTGTGCGGACAGACAACCCAAGGTTCTGTGGCTCAGCTTTTCCTCAGTTGCTGTGTGGATCAGAAGGGAACATGGGAGGCCAAAGGAAGGATTGGAAAAGGTTAAGTTTTGGGTGTTAGGTCACTGTCTCTGTTCAATCTGGTCTTCCCGTGGTTCTGAAGAAATAggacaggaagggaagagagCGAGCCTCCCTGGGCACAGGGCTTTTACTGTGTTTTAGTTAAATCTAAAGAAGACTAGTGTTTGCAGCAATTGCTGTTCTCTAGGCCAGGAGCTATTTCCACTACTCTTTTTTCCCATGGACCTGCTGAGGTCATAGCgtctcttgattgtggctcattTATAGTTCTTAAGGGTCTCACTTAAAAGCTGTGGGTCTGACTTAAAAGGTGTCTGCTTTATTGTGTCAGATGTACCAAAGCTGCAGCCTCATCCAGGcctggagaagaaagaggaggaagaagaagaagaggaatacGATGAAGGGTCTAATCTCAAAAGACAGACCAACAAGAACCGGGTGCAGTCGGGCCCACGCACGCCCAACCCCTATGCCTCGGACAACAGCAGCCTCATGTTTCCCATCCTGGTGGCCTTCGGAGTCTTCATTCCAACCCTCTTCTGCCTCTGCCGGTTGTGAGAACACATACCATCCTGAACTGGGTGGAGGGTGTGGGAAGGAAACCAAACATGTTGGTTttggtttctgtatttttcacaatgattaacaaacaaacaaaaaacaaaaaccacacacaaaaaattagaggagaaaaaaagaggcagagtgGGTAGAGAGCAGCCCCCATTCCCCACTGGTCCCAGCCCTGCTTTATTCCCTGTGCTCTCTTTGTGGCTGGCCCCAGCCATCTCTTTCCTCTCCAGGGTACTTAGGGTAAAGCGGATCCTACACAGTCACGGATCCTCATCTGCACATCTAGTGGAAAGGACTCTGAACCCAGAGCAGACATGGTTCATTTTTTTAGGTTAGAAATTAACAGCAGGGAAATGTCATCTTATTACCTGAGAAGACCAGTGCTGGGAGTTGGGTATGTTCTGAAGTTATGTCCAGATAAGTTTTCAGATGTCCTCGGattgaaagtgtgtgtgtgtgctttgtgtATATGTGAAGGTGTATAATTTGTAtgataaagatgaaaacagaagggggattaaaaaaaaaaaaaaagaaaagtagatacTTCCTTACTTGGAAGCCTTTCTGGTTTCAGCCTAATGATGGTTCCACCTTAAGTGTTTGCGCTTTGTCATTGCTTGTCTCCCTGACATGTGCCAGTTAGAGGACTGTCTGGTATCCAAGACGATTAGTTTATTTCAGGTCCTCAAGTTGCCTCTGACTTGTTACCACAACAAATCATTTTGATTTCAGTGCCTGTTGGGGACTTGATTTCctctcatccccccccccccccccccttaatctGGCTCATTTGaaatctcttctctctgtctctctgtctctctctctctctttctctctttcaatcaTCCCACTAAGTTATTGCCAAGAAGGGAAGGAGACATGGGGATTTGGGGTTCCCTTTGCTTGAATGTCTTATCCTCTACCACCTCACCTTGTTGGTACCTCCCTCCCTGGATCTCTGAGCCAGCAGCCAGGAGGACCTGACCCAGCAGTTCTTTTACTGGCCCCTTTGTAGGGTCTTGCTGCCAGGGGACAGGGATGCTTTCCAGCCTGCAGCAACAGAACACTTGACCTTAAAAGTCTCTTCTGGTCTTTGGATTGGAAAAGGCTTATGTTAGCATAATTTAAGAGCCACCTCAGAGACTTGAGCCCTACTAAGTGACTGACCACTGTTTAGCGTATCTATCTAGTATCTGATGTTCATTTAGTCCCATATCCTTCTGTGGCACAAGCCAACCAGTTTTGGTTTATGCCCAGAGTTGCCCCCGCAGAACTAGACTGATTGTATCTGGCCCAGTGGCTCCTCTCACTGATTTTAACAGTATGCCCCTCTGTCCTTTCATCTCCGTATCCAAGTTACAGTTGGGTTCTTGGCATGACAGGGCTGAAAGATTTCCAGTCAGCCATAGTCCTGGCAGCTCTGAAGCCAACCTTAGCATCTAAGCATCTGTCTTAAATTCCCTGGAAAAACTTCTGCAGGAAATGAAgcttcccccttccctttctttctggtCACTGTTATCCTTTTCCCAGTTAAAGCAGCAATGAGGGAGGACCTAACCAAACTACAAGGAATTTTGTGGATGGAAGACAGCAGGATTAGCTTCTGCTTGGGCTGGAGCAGCACAGAATCTCAGACAAGGCCCATCTTTTCAGAATGTGTTTAAttttgtctcccccccccccccccaatgtttTTAAAGAGCTTCCATATATTTGAACTGTTCATTATGTGACAAAGTAAGTAGGTTTGGGCTCATGTCCTGGGTTTTGACTCTTAATGAGTTACTCTGGGCCAGCGTTGAGTCCTTTGAGAGTTGGAGCCCTTTATTTTAGCTGTGACTTAGGCCTCAGTAGTAGGGTATTGAGtcgggcatctggatggctctgGCCTGAGGCTGCAATAAGAGGACCGCTTCCTGGAGTGCTTCACAAAGCTCCCTGCTTTAAAGGATGACATCCCTTAGCCTTGGTCCTGAGGACCCCCTGCCTGGGGCAGCCAATATCCTGACTATTAATTGAGCTTCTGACAGTGGCTTTGGTTCCTCTTCCATCACAACTCCCCACAGCTGTCAGCCACTGCCAGTGGAGTAGACAAGATGAGGAAGGAGGACTTGCTGCCTCCATTTTGCCTTGTTTGTTAGTTTGCCTGGGTCTCTGAGGAAGGGGAGGGTCCCGCCTCCTTACCTCAACCCATCCTTTCAGTGACTCAGAGTCTCAGAAGGAAACCCTGGCTCCTGGGGCCATTTCCTAATGGTACTGTAAGCCAAGCAGCTTTGCTTCCAAGCTTACCCCTGTTTCCAAGCCCACTCCTTTCCCCTGAGTTCAGGGATAAGGGATGGGCattttcctctgcttgtgtccgAAAGGAAGGAACATCTTTCTATGGCTcacaaaaactaaaggagaagTGAGGAAACAGGAAGAAGTATGGTGGGGGCTGGGGTAGAGTCCCCTGGAGCCAAGCCCACCCAGCTAACAGAGCTGCCCAGGGCTGGTTATAGCTGGCCCGTGATGCTGAacttgaaagctttttttttttgttttgttttttgttttttggctccTCCAAGATGATATAGGTACATGAAGTTTAGGTTAAAGGGGTAGGGTGGGGCactctttatttgtatttttgtattgtgTGTGTCACGGATTACTCTGTTCATCGTTTGCTTTTTGCACTGTTTGTTCCCCTGCCTAAATTTTGAGCTC is a genomic window of Vulpes vulpes isolate BD-2025 chromosome 10, VulVul3, whole genome shotgun sequence containing:
- the MLEC gene encoding malectin isoform X3 → MLGAWAVEGAAVALLRLLLLLLLPALRGPGLGVVGSAGAGLPESVIWAVNAGGEAHVDVHGIHFRKDPLEGRVGRASDYGMKLPILRSNPEDQILYQTERYNEETFGYEVPIKEEGDYVLVLKFAEVYFAQSQQKMYQSCSLIQAWRRKRRKKKKRNTMKGLISKDRPTRTGCSRAHARPTPMPRTTAASCFPSWWPSESSFQPSSASAGCENTYHPELGGGCGKETKHVGFGFCIFHND
- the MLEC gene encoding malectin isoform X1: MLGAWAVEGAAVALLRLLLLLLLPALRGPGLGVVGSAGAGLPESVIWAVNAGGEAHVDVHGIHFRKDPLEGRVGRASDYGMKLPILRSNPEDQILYQTERYNEETFGYEVPIKEEGDYVLVLKFAEVYFAQSQQKVFDVRLNGHVVVKDLDIFDRVGHSTAHDEIIPMSIRKGKLSVQGEVSTFTGKLYIEFVKGYYDNPKVCALYIMAGTVDDVPKLQPHPGLEKKEEEEEEEEYDEGSNLKRQTNKNRVQSGPRTPNPYASDNSSLMFPILVAFGVFIPTLFCLCRL
- the MLEC gene encoding malectin isoform X2, which encodes MASDYGMKLPILRSNPEDQILYQTERYNEETFGYEVPIKEEGDYVLVLKFAEVYFAQSQQKVFDVRLNGHVVVKDLDIFDRVGHSTAHDEIIPMSIRKGKLSVQGEVSTFTGKLYIEFVKGYYDNPKVCALYIMAGTVDDVPKLQPHPGLEKKEEEEEEEEYDEGSNLKRQTNKNRVQSGPRTPNPYASDNSSLMFPILVAFGVFIPTLFCLCRL